A genomic window from Candidatus Omnitrophota bacterium includes:
- the nifS gene encoding cysteine desulfurase NifS, whose protein sequence is MRRIYLDYAGTAPTDPLVVEAMAPYFFDKFGNASSIHSFGQEAKKGIEDAREAVAKFLGAKPQEIIFTSGGTESNNFVIKGVAHALEKKGNHIITSVIEHHAISEPCKFLEKRGFEVTYVRVDKDGLVDPEDIKKAITDKTILISIMHANNEIGVIQPIAEIGKIAKSKGIYFHTDAVQTVGHIPVNVDDLNVDLLSISGHKFYGPKGVGVLYVRQGTRIEAFLLGGDQEKGKRASTYNTPGIVGIGKAIELCSQKMDEEAKFQMKLRDRLINEINEKIPDVRLNGHATKRLPNNVNFSFRYIEGESMLLNLDMLGIAVSTGSACTSASLEPSHVLLAIGLPHEIAHGSLRFTLGRWTKEEDLNYLMDHLPKIIQKLRAMSPLYDK, encoded by the coding sequence ATGAGAAGAATATACTTGGATTACGCTGGAACAGCGCCAACCGATCCTCTGGTTGTTGAAGCAATGGCGCCGTATTTTTTTGATAAATTTGGCAATGCTTCAAGCATACATTCTTTCGGGCAGGAAGCAAAAAAAGGAATTGAAGACGCGCGCGAGGCTGTTGCCAAATTCTTAGGCGCAAAACCTCAAGAGATTATTTTCACCTCCGGAGGGACAGAATCAAATAATTTCGTTATTAAAGGCGTTGCTCACGCTTTAGAGAAAAAAGGCAACCATATTATTACTTCTGTTATTGAGCATCACGCGATAAGCGAGCCGTGCAAGTTTCTTGAAAAAAGAGGATTTGAGGTTACCTATGTTAGAGTAGATAAAGATGGCTTGGTTGACCCTGAAGACATAAAAAAGGCAATCACCGATAAAACAATCCTTATCTCAATAATGCATGCGAATAATGAGATTGGGGTAATCCAGCCGATAGCTGAAATCGGAAAAATTGCCAAATCTAAGGGGATTTATTTTCACACCGATGCTGTGCAGACTGTAGGCCACATCCCGGTGAATGTGGATGATTTGAATGTTGATTTGTTATCCATCTCCGGGCATAAATTTTACGGCCCTAAAGGCGTAGGGGTTTTGTATGTAAGGCAGGGAACGCGTATTGAGGCTTTTCTTCTTGGCGGAGACCAGGAGAAGGGCAAGCGCGCTTCCACCTATAATACTCCCGGGATAGTGGGTATTGGGAAAGCAATTGAACTTTGCTCGCAGAAAATGGATGAAGAGGCTAAATTCCAGATGAAACTGCGGGATAGGTTAATTAATGAGATTAATGAGAAGATCCCCGATGTCAGGCTTAATGGCCATGCAACTAAAAGGCTTCCAAACAATGTTAATTTCTCTTTTAGGTATATTGAAGGGGAATCAATGCTTCTAAATTTAGACATGCTTGGGATTGCTGTTTCAACCGGCTCTGCTTGTACCTCGGCTTCATTAGAGCCTTCGCATGTTTTGCTGGCTATCGGCCTTCCGCATGAAATCGCGCACGGGTCTTTAAGGTTTACTTTAGGCAGGTGGACAAAAGAAGAAGACCTGAATTATCTGATGGATCATTTACCTAAAATTATCCAGAAGCTTCGCGCGATGTCGCCACTCTACGATAAGTAG
- a CDS encoding AIR synthase family protein, with product MSKLPKLGKIHSDFFNKHIYHKLGAFDSSVIVKPCYGVDFGVVDLGSKVMVLSTDPFYIARDLGIEKAAWFAVNIIASDVAVSGIAPKYLSIDLNLPPEISEKELIRLWDVVDRECKALGINVVTGHTARYAGCNYPMVGGATMIGIDSKKKLIKPKAKVGDAVIVTKGPAIETTGLMAAYFPKFIERKFGKVFLKRAQDVYYKMSVVKDALTAAKVGGVSAMHDATECGVFGGLYEIAVSSKVGMHIYLDKMVILEEVEKTCQCFGIDPYKSISEGTLLATVRKDKAAQVVDALEDEGIAASIAGEVVSQKEGLWVFDKNRKSKLEHPKIDPFWAKFEEYLKKNA from the coding sequence ATGAGTAAATTGCCGAAATTAGGGAAAATTCATTCGGATTTTTTTAATAAGCACATCTACCATAAGCTTGGAGCATTTGATTCAAGTGTAATTGTTAAACCTTGCTATGGAGTGGACTTCGGGGTAGTTGATTTAGGCAGCAAGGTGATGGTTTTATCAACGGACCCATTTTATATTGCCCGGGATTTAGGCATTGAAAAAGCCGCATGGTTTGCCGTGAATATTATCGCAAGCGATGTTGCGGTTTCCGGAATTGCCCCAAAGTATTTATCTATTGATTTAAATTTACCTCCTGAAATCAGCGAAAAAGAATTAATAAGATTATGGGATGTTGTTGACCGCGAATGCAAAGCCCTTGGCATTAACGTGGTGACGGGCCACACTGCCCGTTACGCAGGATGCAATTATCCAATGGTTGGCGGCGCAACTATGATCGGCATTGATAGTAAAAAGAAACTTATTAAGCCGAAAGCTAAAGTAGGCGATGCGGTTATCGTAACCAAGGGCCCTGCTATTGAAACCACTGGTTTAATGGCAGCATACTTCCCAAAATTTATTGAGAGAAAATTTGGCAAAGTATTCTTAAAGCGCGCTCAGGATGTGTATTATAAAATGTCAGTGGTTAAAGATGCTTTAACTGCTGCTAAAGTCGGCGGAGTAAGTGCTATGCATGATGCAACTGAATGCGGGGTTTTTGGCGGGCTATACGAAATTGCCGTATCAAGCAAAGTAGGTATGCATATTTATTTAGATAAGATGGTTATCTTAGAAGAAGTTGAAAAGACCTGCCAGTGTTTTGGAATTGATCCTTATAAATCAATCAGCGAAGGCACACTTCTTGCTACGGTTAGAAAAGATAAAGCTGCGCAAGTTGTGGATGCATTGGAAGATGAAGGCATTGCCGCAAGCATTGCCGGAGAAGTTGTTTCGCAAAAAGAAGGTTTGTGGGTTTTTGATAAAAATAGGAAATCCAAGTTAGAACATCCCAAAATAGACCCTTTCTGGGCTAAATTTGAGGAATACTTAAAGAAAAATGCGTGA
- a CDS encoding biotin--[acetyl-CoA-carboxylase] ligase has product MRERILELLRKKDDYVSGDQISHRLGITRQGLWKHIQELKEVGYDIVAVPHLGYRFQSAPDRLFDFEVTKDLNTKLLGKKIHYFDSVDSTMNVAMQLGLKGAQEGTIVLAETQVKGKGRQGRIWSSPKYKGIYLSLILRPKLLPTQASILTFVSAVGICEGIKEATGIDVQIKWPNDIFLQNKKLGGLLTELDAETDKINFLVVGMGLNVNNDKKSLIAQAISLKEFRKEQVNRVVLLQEILRKIESNYLAFQLKGAHFITEKWRQHSITLGKRVKVYCQKEHIEGEAVDIDVDGGLLVRNDTGFTQKVMAGDVVHCR; this is encoded by the coding sequence ATGCGTGAAAGAATCCTGGAATTATTGAGGAAAAAGGACGATTATGTTTCTGGTGACCAAATCAGCCACCGTTTAGGCATCACCCGGCAGGGTTTATGGAAGCATATTCAGGAATTAAAAGAAGTTGGGTATGATATTGTTGCTGTTCCGCATTTGGGCTATCGTTTCCAGTCCGCTCCCGACAGGCTTTTTGATTTTGAAGTAACAAAAGATTTAAATACTAAATTATTAGGCAAGAAAATCCATTATTTTGATAGCGTTGATTCAACGATGAATGTTGCGATGCAGCTTGGGCTTAAGGGTGCGCAAGAGGGGACAATAGTATTAGCGGAAACCCAAGTTAAAGGAAAAGGCAGGCAAGGGAGGATTTGGTCTTCTCCTAAATATAAGGGGATATATCTGTCATTAATATTGCGGCCCAAATTACTGCCAACACAAGCTTCTATATTGACTTTTGTAAGTGCGGTGGGGATTTGTGAGGGAATAAAAGAGGCGACAGGCATAGACGTGCAGATAAAGTGGCCCAACGACATCTTTTTACAAAATAAGAAATTAGGCGGGCTTCTTACTGAGCTCGACGCCGAAACAGATAAAATAAATTTTCTGGTTGTTGGAATGGGTTTAAACGTGAATAATGACAAGAAATCTTTAATAGCGCAGGCAATATCGCTTAAAGAATTTAGGAAGGAACAGGTCAACCGTGTAGTTTTATTGCAGGAAATATTACGTAAAATAGAATCAAATTACCTTGCTTTCCAATTAAAGGGCGCGCATTTTATTACAGAAAAATGGCGCCAGCATAGTATTACTTTAGGCAAGAGGGTAAAGGTTTACTGCCAGAAGGAGCATATTGAAGGAGAGGCGGTTGATATTGATGTTGACGGAGGCCTTCTGGTTAGAAATGATACCGGGTTTACTCAGAAGGTTATGGCAGGAGATGTAGTACACTGCAGGTAA
- a CDS encoding TonB-dependent receptor, with the protein MSIILNLFIVFIAFSSCFAQEECSLEKIVVRQERGYSDNLSSQEIREFQPDYLTNPLNLVTGLDVRSRAGFGIQGDLSLRGSTYEQVAVAIDGINVMDPQTGHYNLDLPLTIFDLEKIDIKKSGDSSFYGAGALAGSANFITKKVVKKELNLNTEFGENALFGQTFSFSLPSDTISSRVSFDHVVSKAARPNTDFEYKTASFYLERDFKTARLDTLFGYQKKDYGAANFYSNLFPEEEEHTETIFVKTGYNQDFGLGELNNNVFLKKHRDKFILQRNNPQSVNYHTTYVYGMHSDYALPIKFGEFSVGAGLGEDQINSSNLGKHSRLHESFNIGANVFPKGRLSGEARLRMDYYQDWSWQESFNFNSSYDLIGNFLKLKAAFSRAFRIPTFTELYYSDAANKGNSDLKIERSDNFTLGVDSSYKQVSLGIEAFLRRGFNLIDWTRKTNQVPWQAKNLGRIDYKGLTFNSILYANWDNRAFKIKELKFSYNYNYADKKEEGLLSKYALDILKHQFLCGIDTQVLGLTVNWQLAYNQRYFGPSYFLGNFYMSKKFYNKSLSIEPFVKIDNFTDVKYCEVQDVLMPGRWIKSGLKFEW; encoded by the coding sequence ATGTCAATCATACTGAATCTATTTATTGTTTTTATTGCTTTCTCCTCCTGTTTTGCACAAGAGGAGTGTTCTCTTGAGAAAATTGTTGTCCGGCAGGAAAGAGGGTATAGTGATAACTTAAGTTCCCAAGAGATAAGAGAGTTCCAGCCCGATTATTTAACCAATCCATTAAATTTAGTTACTGGCCTTGATGTGCGCAGCAGAGCAGGTTTTGGTATCCAGGGGGATCTTTCTCTGAGAGGTTCTACCTACGAACAGGTAGCTGTTGCAATTGACGGAATAAATGTAATGGACCCTCAAACAGGGCATTACAATCTAGATTTGCCTCTTACAATTTTTGATCTTGAAAAAATTGATATAAAAAAATCAGGGGACTCTTCATTCTATGGCGCAGGAGCACTTGCAGGGAGTGCCAATTTTATTACAAAAAAAGTAGTAAAGAAAGAACTAAACTTAAATACCGAGTTTGGAGAAAACGCGCTTTTTGGGCAAACCTTTTCTTTTAGCCTTCCTTCTGATACTATCTCAAGCCGGGTTTCTTTTGACCATGTTGTATCCAAAGCTGCACGGCCGAATACCGATTTTGAATACAAAACAGCTTCTTTTTATTTAGAAAGAGATTTTAAAACAGCGCGCCTGGATACGTTATTTGGTTATCAAAAGAAAGATTATGGAGCTGCAAATTTCTACTCTAATCTTTTCCCCGAAGAAGAAGAGCATACCGAAACAATATTTGTAAAAACCGGTTATAATCAGGATTTTGGTTTGGGAGAATTAAATAACAATGTTTTCTTAAAAAAGCACCGCGATAAATTTATACTGCAAAGAAATAACCCGCAGTCTGTTAATTATCATACGACTTATGTTTATGGCATGCATTCGGATTACGCCCTGCCAATAAAATTCGGCGAGTTTTCTGTAGGAGCTGGCCTCGGAGAAGACCAGATAAATTCTTCAAATTTAGGAAAACATTCAAGGTTGCATGAATCTTTTAACATCGGAGCCAATGTTTTCCCGAAAGGTAGATTATCTGGCGAGGCCCGGCTAAGGATGGATTATTATCAAGATTGGTCTTGGCAGGAATCCTTTAACTTTAATTCCAGTTATGATTTAATCGGTAATTTCCTTAAATTAAAGGCGGCCTTCTCCCGGGCATTTCGCATCCCGACCTTTACGGAATTATACTATTCAGATGCGGCAAATAAAGGAAACTCTGACTTAAAAATTGAAAGGTCGGATAATTTTACTCTAGGCGTAGATTCTTCTTACAAACAGGTAAGCTTAGGGATAGAAGCTTTCTTAAGGCGTGGCTTTAATCTTATTGATTGGACTCGTAAGACTAATCAAGTCCCCTGGCAGGCGAAGAATCTGGGAAGAATAGACTATAAAGGATTAACATTTAACTCAATATTATATGCTAACTGGGATAACAGGGCTTTTAAAATAAAAGAGTTAAAATTTTCATATAATTATAACTATGCTGATAAAAAAGAGGAAGGACTGCTGTCCAAATATGCGCTTGATATCTTAAAGCACCAGTTTCTTTGCGGTATAGATACGCAAGTTCTTGGTTTGACTGTTAACTGGCAACTTGCATATAACCAAAGGTATTTTGGGCCGAGTTATTTTCTGGGTAATTTTTATATGAGTAAGAAATTTTACAATAAATCATTAAGTATTGAGCCTTTTGTAAAGATAGATAACTTTACTGATGTTAAATATTGCGAAGTTCAAGATGTGCTTATGCCGGGTAGGTGGATTAAATCTGGTTTAAAATTTGAGTGGTAA
- the mnmA gene encoding tRNA 2-thiouridine(34) synthase MnmA, whose translation MFTRKKLVRVVVAMSGGVDSSVAAALLKQKGYEVIGITMCFNLIDSLGKKPNCCGLQGIEDARRVAHKLGIKHYVVNMQKTLQDKVIKDFCTEYASARTPNPCVRCNQYVKFGALLDKALSLDAKYLATGHFASIGKLYPGKKNPAAFVLKKAKDKKKDQSYFLYRLNQRQLKHIIFPLEKFTKQEVRNIARDFNLPVADKKESQEICFVPGMDYRAFLKKNFSSKSNEFKCAEIVDKNNKVVGEHKGIAFYTIGQREGIGVALGYPAYVTEINKFSNRITLGPKEDCLRKEFLVNDLHFAFKPIKNEIVLKVKIRYNHKEAAALIKPYSGKLKVCFKKAQFAITPGQSAVFYNRDKVIGGGIIDEVL comes from the coding sequence ATGTTTACAAGAAAAAAACTGGTAAGAGTAGTAGTGGCAATGAGCGGAGGAGTGGATTCTTCGGTAGCCGCAGCCCTCTTAAAACAAAAAGGCTATGAAGTCATTGGGATTACTATGTGCTTTAACCTTATTGATTCTCTTGGGAAGAAGCCAAATTGTTGTGGCCTGCAGGGAATAGAAGATGCAAGAAGAGTTGCTCACAAATTAGGTATTAAACATTATGTAGTTAATATGCAAAAAACTTTACAGGATAAAGTTATTAAAGATTTCTGTACGGAATATGCAAGCGCAAGGACTCCGAATCCTTGCGTAAGGTGTAATCAGTATGTAAAATTTGGTGCATTGTTGGATAAAGCACTTTCTCTTGATGCTAAGTATCTTGCAACCGGGCATTTCGCGTCCATAGGAAAGCTTTATCCAGGTAAGAAAAATCCAGCCGCGTTCGTTCTTAAGAAAGCAAAGGATAAGAAGAAGGATCAGTCTTATTTTTTATACCGCCTTAATCAAAGACAGCTTAAACATATTATCTTTCCTTTGGAGAAATTTACTAAACAAGAAGTGCGAAATATCGCCCGGGATTTTAACTTGCCTGTTGCAGATAAGAAAGAAAGCCAGGAGATATGTTTTGTCCCCGGGATGGATTACAGGGCATTTTTGAAGAAAAACTTTTCATCAAAAAGTAACGAGTTCAAATGCGCAGAGATTGTAGATAAGAATAACAAGGTTGTAGGAGAACATAAGGGCATAGCATTTTATACAATCGGGCAAAGAGAGGGGATAGGAGTTGCGTTGGGCTATCCTGCTTATGTTACAGAAATCAATAAATTTAGCAATCGCATTACTTTAGGGCCTAAAGAGGATTGTTTAAGAAAAGAGTTTTTAGTTAATGATCTTCATTTTGCTTTTAAGCCCATAAAAAATGAAATTGTGTTAAAGGTAAAGATACGATATAATCATAAAGAAGCTGCTGCTTTAATCAAGCCCTATTCTGGCAAACTCAAGGTTTGTTTTAAGAAAGCTCAATTCGCTATCACCCCGGGTCAATCTGCTGTGTTTTATAATCGGGATAAAGTTATCGGCGGCGGGATAATTGATGAGGTATTATAA
- the nadA gene encoding quinolinate synthase NadA gives MIKPLKDVENKIKELKKKRDAVILAHNYQLPEVQDIADYHGDSLELSRLAAKTDAKVIVFCGVYFMAETASIICPEKKIIVPDHLAGCPMANMIKAKDVVELRLKHPDAAVVGYVNTPAEVKAELDYCCTSTNAVAVVNALKDRKEIIFVPDKYLADYVSKKTGRKLISWNGFCPTHVKILPEDIKREKKFHPKAKVVAHPECLPSVLALADEVISTSAMCKFAKETTAKEIIVATEVGLIYRLKKDNPDKEFYPASEAAVCPNMKRTTQEKVLWALEELKEEVRVTNDVRKRAKKAIDAMLSII, from the coding sequence ATGATAAAACCATTAAAAGATGTAGAGAATAAAATTAAAGAACTTAAAAAGAAACGGGATGCGGTAATCCTAGCGCATAATTATCAACTCCCGGAAGTCCAGGATATTGCTGATTATCACGGGGACTCGCTTGAGCTTTCCCGTTTGGCTGCAAAAACCGATGCTAAGGTTATTGTTTTCTGCGGGGTGTATTTTATGGCTGAAACAGCCTCAATTATTTGCCCTGAAAAGAAAATAATTGTTCCGGATCATCTCGCAGGTTGCCCGATGGCAAATATGATTAAAGCAAAAGACGTCGTGGAATTGCGTTTAAAACATCCCGATGCCGCTGTCGTCGGGTATGTAAACACTCCGGCAGAAGTGAAAGCGGAATTAGATTATTGCTGTACTTCAACAAATGCCGTAGCAGTCGTTAACGCGCTTAAAGACAGAAAAGAAATCATTTTCGTCCCAGATAAATATTTAGCGGACTACGTTTCAAAGAAAACCGGAAGAAAGCTGATTTCTTGGAATGGATTTTGTCCGACTCATGTAAAGATATTGCCGGAAGATATTAAGCGGGAGAAGAAGTTTCATCCCAAAGCCAAAGTCGTTGCGCATCCGGAATGTTTGCCTTCTGTCTTAGCATTAGCTGACGAAGTGATTTCTACGAGTGCAATGTGTAAATTTGCCAAAGAAACCACAGCCAAAGAAATTATTGTTGCAACAGAGGTAGGGCTTATTTACCGGTTAAAGAAAGATAATCCGGATAAAGAATTTTACCCAGCTTCCGAAGCGGCAGTTTGCCCGAATATGAAACGCACGACTCAGGAAAAAGTGCTTTGGGCGTTAGAGGAGTTAAAAGAAGAAGTCAGAGTAACGAATGACGTCCGTAAGCGTGCAAAGAAAGCAATTGATGCGATGCTAAGCATTATTTAA
- a CDS encoding RluA family pseudouridine synthase, whose amino-acid sequence MNIPVVYEDDWLLVVDKPAGLLTIPTPKNESRTLTSILNDDLEARHLTYRLHPCHRLDRDTSGLIIYAKGKSFEKKMAELFRLRKIKKTYIAFVQGNLKQPVGRINSPIEGLTSETKYKVIEKRKIFDIVEVHPLTGRTNQIRIHFKNLGHPILGDTKFAFRRDFLLKSKRLCLHAERLEFVHPETNRPVILKSALPKELKDFLIKNS is encoded by the coding sequence ATGAATATCCCGGTTGTGTATGAAGACGACTGGCTTTTGGTTGTAGATAAGCCGGCGGGCTTACTTACAATACCTACGCCTAAAAATGAATCCCGTACATTGACAAGTATTTTAAATGATGATTTGGAGGCGCGGCATTTAACTTATCGCCTTCATCCCTGCCATCGCCTTGACAGGGATACTTCTGGATTAATTATTTATGCTAAAGGTAAATCTTTTGAGAAGAAAATGGCGGAATTGTTCCGCCTTAGGAAGATAAAAAAGACTTATATCGCTTTTGTGCAGGGGAATCTTAAACAGCCCGTTGGCCGGATAAATAGCCCGATAGAAGGATTAACTTCCGAGACCAAGTATAAAGTTATTGAAAAAAGAAAAATTTTTGATATTGTAGAAGTTCACCCTTTGACAGGAAGGACTAACCAGATCAGGATCCATTTTAAGAATTTGGGGCATCCTATTTTAGGGGATACAAAATTTGCCTTCCGCAGGGACTTTTTATTAAAGTCAAAAAGATTGTGTTTACACGCAGAGAGGTTAGAGTTTGTTCATCCGGAAACTAATAGGCCGGTAATCCTAAAGTCTGCTTTACCCAAAGAATTAAAAGATTTTTTAATTAAGAATTCTTAA
- a CDS encoding undecaprenyl-diphosphate phosphatase — protein sequence MEKYIILGIVQGLTEFFPVSSSAHLVILQKIFCINGKDVVLPVVLHLGTALSLIIFFFKDLVGLFKNLKLLYFILIVSLITGVIGFLGKDFFESLFSSVKFVAVALVITSVVLFLTKKFMDGKRQSANLKDALILGFTQAIAIVPGISRSGITVSTLLFRGIKREEAFKLSFIVSIPVILGAALLEFKKIGLELKADFFNLSVGFISSFIAGLLSLWLLRLLIAKAKLYYFGYYCIIVAIITLIFIK from the coding sequence ATGGAAAAATATATTATTCTAGGGATTGTCCAGGGTTTAACCGAGTTTTTCCCTGTCAGTAGTTCAGCCCATCTTGTGATCCTGCAAAAGATATTCTGCATAAATGGGAAAGACGTGGTTTTACCGGTTGTCCTGCATCTGGGGACGGCTTTATCTTTAATTATTTTCTTTTTTAAAGATTTAGTCGGTTTATTTAAGAATCTAAAACTTCTTTATTTTATTCTTATCGTAAGTTTAATTACCGGTGTCATTGGTTTCTTGGGAAAAGATTTTTTTGAAAGCCTTTTTAGCTCGGTAAAGTTTGTTGCAGTTGCACTGGTAATAACCTCAGTAGTATTATTCTTAACTAAGAAGTTTATGGATGGTAAAAGGCAAAGCGCTAATCTAAAAGATGCTTTGATTCTAGGTTTTACCCAGGCGATAGCAATTGTGCCCGGGATTTCCCGCTCAGGCATTACTGTTTCAACACTTTTATTCCGAGGTATAAAAAGAGAAGAGGCTTTTAAATTATCTTTTATTGTTTCTATCCCGGTAATTTTGGGTGCTGCACTTTTGGAATTTAAGAAAATAGGTTTGGAGCTTAAGGCAGATTTTTTTAATCTATCCGTTGGCTTTATTTCTAGCTTTATCGCGGGCTTACTTTCTCTTTGGCTGTTAAGATTATTGATTGCCAAGGCGAAATTGTATTATTTTGGTTATTATTGTATAATTGTTGCTATCATTACACTAATATTTATAAAATGA
- a CDS encoding PfkB family carbohydrate kinase — protein sequence MSIIVLGTVALDTVKTPFGIREHMLGGSAVHFSMSARLFTDVNLVAIIGKDFPKKHIDFLRNKGIILSSLIKDSGKTFRWEGEYKGDLNTALTLDTQLGVLSVFRPSVSNEQKRIKNIFLANVDPDIQRHLLKSMHCPEFVGLDSMNFWINNKRASLLKLLKEVDIYVANDQEARALSGESNLIRAAKTLVSYGPKMVLIKKGEHGLLFYSKEFLFLLPAFPTDKVIDPTGAGDTFAGGFMGYLAKARKINHLNIKNALAYGTVAASFNVEGFGVEKTSKLKVTDLNKRLKQLRNHVIF from the coding sequence ATGAGTATAATTGTCTTAGGAACTGTAGCTTTAGATACTGTTAAAACGCCTTTTGGCATAAGAGAACATATGCTGGGAGGTTCTGCTGTGCATTTTTCAATGTCTGCAAGGCTTTTTACGGATGTAAATTTAGTTGCGATTATTGGGAAAGATTTTCCTAAGAAGCACATTGATTTTCTGCGCAATAAAGGCATTATCCTTTCTTCTTTAATTAAAGATTCAGGGAAAACTTTCCGTTGGGAAGGGGAATATAAAGGAGATTTAAATACAGCGCTTACTTTGGATACTCAATTAGGCGTTCTTTCTGTATTTAGGCCGAGTGTTTCTAATGAACAAAAAAGGATTAAGAATATATTTCTTGCAAATGTCGATCCAGATATACAAAGGCATTTGTTAAAGAGTATGCATTGCCCTGAATTTGTCGGCCTTGATAGTATGAATTTCTGGATTAACAATAAACGCGCCTCTCTTTTAAAATTGCTTAAAGAAGTGGATATCTATGTTGCCAATGACCAGGAAGCAAGGGCGCTTTCCGGGGAAAGTAATTTAATCCGCGCAGCAAAAACATTAGTTTCATATGGCCCAAAGATGGTTTTGATAAAAAAGGGCGAACACGGGCTTCTTTTTTATAGTAAAGAATTCCTTTTTTTGCTTCCCGCGTTCCCTACGGACAAAGTGATTGATCCTACCGGGGCAGGGGATACTTTTGCCGGAGGATTTATGGGGTATCTGGCAAAGGCGAGAAAGATAAATCACCTTAATATTAAAAATGCTCTTGCCTATGGGACAGTTGCCGCGTCTTTTAATGTGGAAGGCTTTGGCGTTGAAAAAACCAGCAAACTTAAAGTAACTGATTTAAACAAGAGGTTAAAGCAGCTTAGGAACCACGTTATATTTTAA
- a CDS encoding MscL family protein — protein MKELTDFKELKKIKNLNEEFFSFIKSYGVIGVAVGIVMGQAVAKVINVIVEALVMPILEVILPGSKWQEAVFHLGRVNIKIGLVIAAFIDFLAISLVMFFVVRYILKVEHHKE, from the coding sequence ATGAAAGAGCTAACAGACTTTAAAGAATTAAAGAAAATTAAAAACCTTAATGAAGAATTCTTTAGCTTCATCAAAAGTTACGGAGTTATTGGCGTAGCCGTTGGTATTGTAATGGGCCAGGCAGTGGCAAAGGTTATTAATGTTATCGTTGAAGCTTTGGTTATGCCAATATTAGAAGTTATCCTACCCGGGTCTAAATGGCAAGAGGCTGTTTTTCATTTGGGAAGAGTAAATATTAAGATTGGTTTAGTAATTGCTGCTTTTATTGATTTCTTGGCGATATCTTTGGTTATGTTTTTTGTGGTTAGGTATATTTTAAAAGTTGAGCATCATAAGGAATAA
- a CDS encoding GatB/YqeY domain-containing protein → MLEEKILNDYKEAMKSRDTIKSSVLNFLRADLKYAALNKKKDTLEDADVVTVLKKHIKQHQDSIEQFKNGNRLDLADKEAKELEVLKTYLPPELSADEIKKVIEEVVAAVAPSGMKDMGKVMKEVNAKVAGKADGKLVSDLVRERLSK, encoded by the coding sequence ATGTTAGAAGAAAAAATCCTGAATGATTACAAGGAAGCAATGAAGAGCAGGGATACTATTAAAAGCTCAGTCTTAAATTTCTTACGCGCAGACTTAAAATACGCAGCTCTTAATAAAAAGAAAGATACTCTGGAAGATGCGGATGTGGTCACGGTATTAAAAAAACACATTAAACAGCACCAGGATTCTATTGAACAGTTTAAGAATGGGAATCGTCTTGATTTGGCGGATAAGGAAGCAAAGGAGTTGGAGGTTTTAAAAACATATCTTCCTCCTGAATTATCAGCTGATGAGATTAAAAAGGTTATTGAGGAAGTAGTAGCTGCTGTTGCTCCCTCTGGCATGAAGGATATGGGTAAGGTGATGAAAGAAGTAAACGCTAAGGTTGCGGGTAAAGCCGATGGAAAATTAGTCAGTGATTTGGTAAGGGAAAGATTATCAAAATAA